In Nematostella vectensis chromosome 11, jaNemVect1.1, whole genome shotgun sequence, a genomic segment contains:
- the LOC5511427 gene encoding AP2-associated protein kinase 1 gives MKKLFFSSGNSDIQSSFVGKIYSIGRFHCTVEEIIAEGGFALVFLVKTPQGQRLALKRVSVNNSHDLDICKQEISIMKLVSGHKNTIRFIDSKILQTSPDIFEVLILMEYCKEGHVVQLMNERINTGFSESLVLKIFTDACEAVALLHQASPPVIHRDLKVENILCSDRRDFVLCDFGSATRKDTDPQADGVTHVEEEIQKYTTLPYRAPEMVDLYSGKIISTKSDIWALGCLLYKLCFFTLPFGESPLAIQNAQFTFPENSRYSKGLHSLISYILDPDPDTRPDIYQVSFEAFRLRGQDCPVLNVNKSSVPQFLPEPKQKPDVVDKSRTARLRDGPVTTSLTPRQRPRAAGQAAPLGQISSPRQNRKEFAATQGSSAEVQNNLVDVGNPDQARRALNINSGPRGPTQSVPTNYGTTYQQQQYLQQQQYQQQRQRELQQQQQQQLQQQQQQQLQQQQQQQLQQQQLQRQRELQQQQQQQQQQQLQRQRELQQQQHLQQQRQLQQQQQYIEQKIRQQQLAHQQYTNQQQQQILYQQQQQLQHQQQQQQLQQQQQLQQQQRLPQHHLTQQQNPFYQPPGTAPVTSAVRSHQGPVNTQGAPLGASVPASAPEMGNQQAEEHLKPWHPTHVRSRSDPRPAMQGAKAYQFPAPSHHRCPSDPALSHNDPAPLVEIDTPSDSNSEQWNPFSPFYVAKETEMPRAVAGDGGDDDDDFASLRAEKPVASCDDILVDFSNDQRPGPGRDLFGVKTFEPLAEESEGSNGSPVDKIVNPSADQRLLISPDRFSPSQEKTNPFLFSSSTNAHRSVLNSIDSEVESPDHQNYNPLTPPVSPPERDQPPPSPSSSDPFGSAPFLVQGGAAKATSPDVFGSAPFEVTPSLKEKTKQPNSNDVSILSDGPPKAGSEPAPQKGLEFSPFGTDFASNSVSSRGHDSDDNPFELDSTLTAPFTATDRPNRKVESGFVNPALDSVDAALADPFTSAPFVPPKGKKITRRNASKDASQGTTGRPRRLLPQAPVGGPVTVSVTATGPGRGPIVRVTTTTVHVVPRARNPDNAAHAQR, from the exons ATGAAGAAGCTATTTTTTTCTAGCGGGAATAGTGATATCCAGAGCTCTTTTGTGGGGAAAATTTACAGCATCGGGCGCTTTCACTGCACCGTTGAGGAAATTATCGCTGAAG GTGGTTTTGCACTCGTGTTTCTTGTTAAGACTCCCCAAGGGCAGAGACTAGCATTGAAGAGAGTCTCTGTAAACAATAGCCATGATCTGGATATTTGTAAGCAAGAAATTAGCATTATG AAATTAGTGAGTGGACATAAAAACACCATCCGGTTCATTGACTCCAAAATTCTGCAAACTAGTCCTGATATCTTTGAAGTCCTCATCCTCATGGAATATTGTAAAG AGGGACATGTTGTGCAGCTTATGAATGAGAGGATAAACACTGGTTTTAGTGAATCACTGGTGCTCAAGATATTTACCGACGCCTGTGAAGCAGTAGCCCTTCTCCACCAAGCCAGCCCCCCCGTTATACATAGAGATCTCAAG GTTGAGAACATCTTGTGTAGTGACAGGCGGGATTTTGTTCTGTGTGATTTTGGCAGTGCAACCAGGAAGGACACAGACCCCCAG GCTGATGGGGTGACCCATGTGGAAGAAGAGATTCAGAAATACACAACGTTGCCATACCGTGCACCTGAAATGGTCGACTTGTATAGTGGAAAAATCATATCTACCAAATCTGATATTTGG GCCCTTGGTTGCCTTTTGTACAAGCTGTGTTTTTTCACACTGCCATTTGGGGAGAGTCCGTTGGCGATACAGAATGCACAGTTCACATTCCCAGAGAATTCTCGCTACTCCAAGGGTCTTCACAGCCTTATTA GTTATATTCTAGACCCCGACCCAGACACCAGGCCGGACATTTACCAAGTGTCATTCGAGGCATTCAGATTACGCGGTCAGGACTGCCCAGTGCTCAATGTAAAT AAATCTTCCGTTCCACAATTTCTTCCGGAGCCGAAGCAGAAACCAGATGTAGTTGATAAATCCCGTACAGCAAG GTTACGGGACGGTCCTGTTACCACGTCACTCACCCCTAGACAACGCCCAAGAGCTGCTGGCCAGGCTGCCCCCCTCGGACAAATCTCCAGTCCTCGGCAGAACAGAAAAGAGTTCGCAGCAACCCAAGGGTCTTCCGCAGAGGTCCAAAATAACCTGGTGGACGTCGGGAATCCCGACCAGGCAAGAAGGGCGCTTAACATAAATAGTGGCCCTAGAGGGCCCACACAGTCTGTACCTACAAACTATGGGACCACGTACCAGCAGCAGCAATATTTGCAGCAACAGCAGTATCAGCAACAGAGACAACGTGaactacaacaacaacaacaacaacaacttcagcagcaacaacaacaacaacttcagcagcaacaacaacaacaacttcaGCAGCAACAGCTTCAAAGGCAGCGCGAgcttcaacaacaacaacaacaacagcaacaacagcagTTGCAGAGGCAGAGGGAGCTTCAGCAACAGCAACATTTGCAACAACAACGTCAActgcaacagcaacaacagtaCATAGAGCAAAAAATCCGCCAGCAACAGCTTGCACATCAGCAGTATACGAACCAGCAACAGCAGCAGATACtatatcaacaacaacaacagttaCAAcaccagcaacaacaacaacagttacaacaacaacaacagttaCAGCAACAGCAGCGGTTACCACAACATCACCTTACGCAGCAACAGAACCCATTTTACCAGCCTCCTGGGACAGCACCTGTCACGTCTGCCGTCAGGTCCCACCAAGGTCCTGTGAATACCCAGGGTGCTCCCCTTGGGGCCTCGGTCCCTGCGTCAGCCCCTGAGATGGGGAACCAGCAGGCAGAGGAACACCTCAAGCCTTGGCATCCCACCCACGTGCGCTCTCGCTCAGACCCACGACCCGCCATGCAAGGTGCTAAAGCTTATCAATTCCCTGCTCCGAGTCACCATCGTTGCCCAAGTGACCCTGCCCTGTCCCATAATGACCCCGCGCCCCTCGTGGAGATCGATACCCCTTCGGACTCGAACTCCGAACAGTGGAATCCGTTTAGTCCTTTTTATGTAGCCAAGGAGACGGAAATGCCCAGGGCCGTtgctggtgatggtggtgatgatgacgatgacttTGCATCATTAAGAGCAGAAAAACCTGTAGCTTCTTGTGACGACATTCTGGTTGATTTTTCCAATGACCAAAGGCCCGGCCCTGGCAGAGATCTGTTCGGAGTCAAGACATTTGAACCGCTAGCAGAGGAGAGTGAAGGATCCAATGGCTCCCCAGTTGACAAAATTGTGAATCCATCAGCAGATCAACGCTTATTGATATCCCCTGATCGGTTCTCTCCAAGTCAAGAAAAGACAAATCCATTCCTCTTTTCTTCTAGTACTAACGCACATCGAAGTGTTCTAAACTCGATTGACAGCGAAGTGGAAAGTCCTGATCACCAGAACTATAATCCCCTCACTCCGCCTGTCTCGCCTCCCGAACGTGACCAGCCTCCCCCGTCGCCGAGCTCTAGTGATCCGTTTGGTTCGGCGCCTTTCTTAGTTCAGGGGGGTGCCGCGAAGGCTACGTCTCCGGACGTGTTCGGCTCAGCGCCATTTGAGGTGACGCCCTCTTTGAAAGAGAAGACCAAGCAACCGAACTCTAATGACGTGTCCATCCTCAGTGACGGGCCGCCTAAAGCTGGAAGTGAGCCTGCGCCACAAAAAGGGCTGGAATTTAGCCCTTTTGGGACGGACTTTGCTAGTAACAGCGTTAGCTCACGTGGTCATGACTCGGATGATAACCCATTTGAGCTTGACTCCACCTTAACCGCACCCTTTACCGCTACTGATCGACCAAACCGCAAGGTTGAGTCAGGGTTTGTTAACCCGGCGCTGGACTCCGTGGATGCCGCGCTTGCCGACCCCTTTACTAGTGCTCCCTTCGTACCCCCCAAGGGGAAGAAAATAACGCGTAGAAATGCCTCCAAGGACGCGTCACAGGGAACCACAGGGAGACCACGCCGCTTGTTGCCCCAGGCCCCTGTAGGGGGGCCAGTGACCGTTAGTGTAACTGCGACTGGACCGGGGCGAGGTCCGATCGTACGTGTGACAACGACGACGGTCCATGTTGTACCACGTGCTAGAAACCCCGACAACGCGGCGCATGCGCAGAGGTGA